One window from the genome of Luteithermobacter gelatinilyticus encodes:
- a CDS encoding DUF2628 domain-containing protein, whose amino-acid sequence MEYRTYTAHMRPLPWGAEVSAHDVVLVPEKGSFWAFLFGPFWALYHRMWGLAAVLLLIIFGGGAFTGFQHQDVIVLALAIFLGLEGFHLKRWSLSLKGYVELGVVGGDDEDMAAERFYRLLQRGQFNIPRFGPEAS is encoded by the coding sequence ATGGAATATAGGACCTATACCGCCCATATGCGCCCCTTGCCCTGGGGGGCGGAGGTATCGGCGCATGACGTGGTTCTGGTGCCGGAAAAAGGGTCTTTCTGGGCTTTTCTGTTTGGACCGTTCTGGGCCTTGTACCATCGCATGTGGGGTCTGGCCGCGGTTTTATTGCTGATTATTTTTGGTGGTGGCGCGTTTACGGGATTTCAGCATCAGGATGTGATCGTCCTGGCCTTGGCGATCTTTCTGGGGCTCGAAGGGTTTCATTTGAAACGCTGGTCCTTGTCTCTTAAGGGATATGTGGAACTGGGCGTGGTTGGCGGTGATGATGAGGACATGGCCGCCGAACGGTTTTACCGACTTCTGCAAAGGGGA
- the hisB gene encoding imidazoleglycerol-phosphate dehydratase HisB, which translates to MRQASIERKTKETEISVSVNLDGTGVYDVHTGIGFLDHMMEQLSRHSLIDITIRAKGDLHIDYHHTTEDVGIVLGQAVAKALGDLKGITRYGNAIIPMDETCTRASVDVSGRPFIVWKVNFTRDKLGDMDTELFLEWFRAFAFGAGLTLHVENMYGENNHHIIESSYKALARALRQAIEIDPRKADAIPSTKGVLGDQQDLDG; encoded by the coding sequence ATGCGCCAGGCGAGCATAGAGCGCAAGACAAAGGAAACCGAAATTTCCGTTTCGGTGAACCTGGATGGCACCGGAGTCTATGACGTGCATACCGGTATTGGGTTTCTGGATCATATGATGGAACAGCTCTCCCGTCATAGCTTGATTGACATCACTATCCGGGCTAAGGGAGATTTGCATATTGACTATCACCATACCACGGAAGATGTGGGCATTGTGCTGGGACAGGCGGTGGCCAAGGCGTTGGGGGATCTTAAGGGGATTACGCGTTACGGCAATGCCATCATTCCTATGGATGAGACCTGTACCCGCGCCAGTGTGGATGTGTCCGGGCGGCCCTTCATCGTCTGGAAAGTGAATTTTACCCGTGATAAACTGGGCGACATGGATACCGAGTTGTTCCTGGAATGGTTCCGGGCCTTTGCCTTTGGCGCGGGGCTGACCTTGCACGTGGAAAACATGTATGGGGAAAACAACCACCACATTATCGAATCCAGCTACAAGGCCCTGGCCCGGGCGCTCAGGCAAGCGATTGAAATCGACCCCCGCAAGGCGGATGCCATTCCGTCCACCAAAGGGGTTCTGGGCGATCAGCAGGATCTTGATGGATAG
- the hslV gene encoding ATP-dependent protease subunit HslV: MTETQKGWRGTTILSVRKGNKVVIAGDGQVSLGDTVIKANARKVRPLGDGNVIAGFAGSTADAFALFERLEEKLERYSGQLTRACVEMAKDWRTDRYLRRLEAMMIVVDPEVSLVLTGNGDVLETPDGILAIGSGGNYALAAARALMDQDLDAEQIARKAMGIAADICVYTNDNLIVEVLEAKE; the protein is encoded by the coding sequence ATGACCGAAACTCAAAAAGGCTGGCGCGGGACGACCATTCTGAGCGTCCGCAAGGGAAACAAAGTTGTCATTGCCGGAGACGGGCAAGTCTCTCTGGGCGACACTGTCATTAAGGCCAATGCCCGCAAGGTGCGCCCTCTGGGTGACGGCAATGTGATCGCCGGTTTTGCCGGATCAACCGCCGATGCTTTTGCCCTGTTTGAGCGGCTGGAAGAAAAGCTGGAACGTTATAGCGGGCAACTGACCCGCGCCTGTGTGGAAATGGCCAAGGACTGGCGCACGGACCGCTATCTGAGGCGGTTGGAAGCCATGATGATTGTGGTAGACCCTGAAGTCAGCCTGGTGCTAACCGGCAATGGCGACGTCTTGGAAACGCCGGACGGCATTCTCGCCATTGGGTCGGGCGGCAATTATGCCCTGGCGGCGGCCCGGGCGCTAATGGATCAGGACCTGGATGCGGAACAGATCGCCCGCAAGGCCATGGGTATCGCCGCCGACATCTGTGTCTATACCAACGACAACCTTATTGTGGAAGTATTGGAAGCCAAAGAATGA
- the hslU gene encoding ATP-dependent protease ATPase subunit HslU: MTSFSPREIVSELDRYIIGQKDAKRAVAIALRNRWRRQQLPEDMKEEVLPKNILMIGPTGVGKTEISRRLAKLANAPFVKVEATKFTEVGYVGRDVEQIIRDLVEVAIGMVREESRRKVTAKAEISAEERILDALVGETASPETRQKFRKMLREGELDDKEIEVEVSDTSPAQMPTFDIPGMPGASMGMINLNDIMGKAFGPRTVKKKMTVREAAEILLADEGDKLLDEEAIIRDALERVEQSGIVFIDEIDKIAGREDRRGGEVSREGVQRDLLPLIEGSTVATKYGQVRTDHILFIASGAFSLAKPSDLLPELQGRLPIRVELRALTEEDFKHILLEPDYSLIKQYTALLGTEGVKLSFTPDGIDAIARLSAEINDTVENIGARRLHTVLERILDEISFEATDKPGTEVVVDEAYVTKHIGDLADTSDLTRFIL; this comes from the coding sequence ATGACATCATTTTCCCCCCGTGAAATTGTTTCCGAACTGGACCGCTATATTATCGGCCAGAAGGACGCCAAACGCGCCGTGGCTATTGCCCTGCGCAACCGGTGGCGGCGGCAGCAACTGCCCGAAGATATGAAAGAGGAAGTTCTGCCGAAAAACATCCTGATGATTGGCCCGACCGGGGTCGGTAAGACGGAAATTTCCCGTCGTCTCGCCAAACTGGCCAATGCCCCCTTTGTCAAGGTGGAAGCCACCAAATTCACCGAAGTGGGATATGTGGGCCGCGACGTGGAGCAGATCATTCGCGATCTGGTGGAAGTCGCCATCGGCATGGTGCGTGAGGAAAGCCGGCGCAAAGTCACGGCCAAGGCGGAAATCAGCGCCGAGGAAAGAATCCTTGATGCGCTGGTGGGCGAGACGGCCAGCCCGGAAACCCGACAAAAATTCCGCAAGATGCTGCGGGAAGGGGAACTGGACGATAAGGAAATCGAGGTGGAAGTCAGCGACACGTCCCCTGCACAGATGCCCACTTTTGACATTCCCGGCATGCCCGGCGCCAGCATGGGCATGATCAACCTGAATGACATTATGGGCAAGGCATTTGGCCCCCGCACGGTAAAGAAAAAAATGACCGTCCGTGAAGCGGCCGAAATTCTTCTGGCGGATGAAGGCGACAAACTTCTGGACGAAGAAGCCATTATTCGTGACGCCTTGGAACGGGTGGAGCAGAGCGGCATTGTTTTCATCGACGAGATTGACAAGATCGCCGGACGTGAAGACCGCCGTGGCGGGGAAGTCAGCCGCGAAGGCGTGCAACGCGACCTGCTGCCGCTGATTGAAGGCAGCACCGTCGCCACCAAATACGGCCAGGTCAGAACCGATCATATCCTGTTCATCGCCTCCGGCGCGTTCAGCCTTGCCAAACCCTCGGATTTGTTGCCCGAACTTCAGGGCCGCCTGCCGATCCGGGTGGAACTGCGCGCCCTGACCGAGGAAGACTTCAAACATATCCTGCTGGAACCGGATTATAGCCTGATCAAGCAGTATACCGCGTTGCTCGGCACCGAAGGCGTCAAACTCAGCTTCACGCCGGACGGGATTGATGCTATCGCCCGGCTGTCCGCCGAAATCAACGACACGGTGGAAAATATCGGGGCGCGGCGGCTGCATACGGTGCTGGAACGTATTCTTGACGAAATCAGCTTTGAGGCCACCGATAAACCCGGCACGGAAGTTGTGGTGGATGAGGCCTATGTCACCAAACATATTGGAGATCTGGCAGATACCTCAGACCTGACCCGGTTTATCCTGTAA
- the rpsA gene encoding 30S ribosomal protein S1, with amino-acid sequence MTAEQSVPTTEDFAALLDETLGAEEKFDGKVVTGTIIALDKEAATIDIGLKAEGRVPLKEFAAPGQTPDLKVGDTVEVYVERVENAKGEAILSREKARREEAWVQLEKSYEAGERVKGVIFGRVKGGFTVDLNGAVAFLPGSQVDIRPIRDVSPLMNIEQPFQILKMDRKRGNIVVSRRAILEETRAEQRAELISGLHEGMQVEGVVKNITDYGAFVDLGGIDGLLHVTDISWKRINHPSEVLNIGDTIQVQIIRLNPETQRISLGMKQLQADPWDNIEEKFPVGTKLKGRITNITDYGAFVELEDGIEGLVHVSEMSWVKKNVHPGKIVSTSQEVEVMVLEIEPEKRRISLGLKQCMDNPWESFAATHPIGSEIEGEIKNITEFGLFVGLDNDVDGMVHMSDLDWNKSGEEAIAEYKKGDVVRAVVLDIDTEKERISLGIKQLSGDPMSSISGLKKGGVVTCTVTNVTDNGLEVSIGEGEQSIDAFIRRSDLSRDRSEQRPERFSVGDKVDAMVTSVDKKNRKIGLSIKQLEITEEKEAVAQYGSSDSGASLGDILGAALAESKEDESK; translated from the coding sequence ATGACTGCTGAACAATCAGTACCCACCACCGAGGATTTCGCCGCGCTTCTTGACGAAACCCTGGGTGCAGAAGAAAAATTTGATGGCAAGGTTGTGACCGGCACCATCATCGCACTGGATAAAGAAGCTGCAACAATTGATATTGGCCTGAAAGCCGAAGGCCGTGTTCCCCTCAAAGAATTTGCCGCACCCGGACAGACGCCCGACCTGAAAGTCGGCGATACCGTGGAAGTCTATGTGGAGCGGGTTGAGAACGCCAAGGGCGAAGCCATCCTGAGCCGTGAAAAAGCCCGCCGCGAAGAAGCTTGGGTTCAGCTGGAGAAATCCTATGAGGCCGGCGAACGCGTCAAGGGGGTCATCTTTGGCCGCGTGAAAGGCGGCTTTACCGTTGACCTGAACGGCGCCGTGGCCTTCCTGCCGGGCAGCCAGGTGGATATTCGTCCGATCCGCGATGTTTCCCCGCTGATGAATATCGAACAGCCCTTCCAGATCCTCAAAATGGACCGCAAGCGGGGCAATATTGTTGTTTCCCGCCGGGCCATCCTTGAAGAAACCCGCGCCGAACAGCGGGCTGAGCTGATCAGCGGCCTGCATGAAGGCATGCAGGTGGAAGGTGTGGTGAAAAACATCACCGATTACGGCGCCTTTGTGGATCTTGGCGGTATTGACGGTCTACTGCATGTGACCGACATTTCCTGGAAGCGGATCAACCATCCCTCCGAAGTGCTTAATATCGGCGATACCATCCAGGTCCAGATTATCCGGCTCAATCCGGAAACTCAGCGGATTTCGCTTGGCATGAAACAGCTTCAGGCCGATCCGTGGGACAATATCGAAGAGAAATTCCCGGTTGGCACCAAGCTCAAGGGCCGGATCACCAACATCACCGATTACGGCGCCTTTGTGGAGCTGGAAGACGGCATTGAAGGTCTGGTCCATGTGTCCGAGATGAGCTGGGTCAAGAAAAACGTTCATCCGGGTAAAATCGTGTCCACCAGCCAGGAAGTGGAAGTCATGGTTCTGGAAATCGAACCGGAGAAACGCCGCATCAGCCTGGGTCTGAAACAATGCATGGACAATCCGTGGGAAAGCTTTGCCGCAACACACCCGATCGGCTCCGAGATCGAAGGCGAGATCAAGAATATTACCGAATTCGGTCTGTTTGTGGGGCTGGATAACGATGTGGACGGCATGGTGCACATGTCTGACCTTGACTGGAACAAATCCGGTGAGGAAGCCATTGCCGAATACAAGAAAGGCGATGTGGTGCGGGCTGTAGTGCTGGATATTGATACCGAAAAAGAGCGTATCAGCCTGGGCATCAAACAGCTCAGTGGCGACCCGATGAGCAGCATTTCCGGCCTGAAAAAAGGCGGTGTGGTGACCTGTACGGTGACCAATGTGACCGACAATGGCCTGGAAGTCAGCATCGGCGAGGGTGAGCAGTCCATCGACGCCTTTATCCGTCGTTCCGATCTCAGCCGGGATCGTTCCGAACAGCGTCCGGAGCGTTTTTCCGTCGGCGACAAGGTCGATGCCATGGTCACCTCCGTGGACAAAAAGAACCGCAAGATTGGCCTCAGCATCAAGCAGCTTGAAATCACCGAAGAAAAAGAAGCTGTGGCCCAGTACGGATCTTCCGACAGCGGCGCGAGCCTGGGGGATATCCTGGGGGCCGCTCTGGCCGAAAGCAAGGAAGACGAGTCCAAATAA
- the cmk gene encoding (d)CMP kinase gives MTAPAKSITVIAIDGPAASGKGTLARRLAAHFDYAHLDTGALYRAVGLGVLRAGGNPEDEADAVRAAEHVAEIDLDDPALRSESTGAAASKVAAIPEVRRILLDYQRQFAATPPGNKRGAVLDGRDIGTVVCPDATHKFFITADVETRAKRRFLELFGEQGTAEQYARILEELRLRDERDMTRATAPLKPAENAHLLDTTNSDIEAVFEKALSLIRG, from the coding sequence ATGACAGCCCCCGCCAAATCCATAACCGTTATCGCCATTGACGGGCCGGCCGCGTCTGGCAAGGGAACGTTGGCGCGGCGGCTGGCGGCCCATTTTGATTATGCCCATCTGGATACCGGGGCGCTGTATCGGGCCGTGGGACTTGGCGTGCTCAGGGCCGGAGGCAATCCGGAGGATGAGGCCGACGCCGTCCGGGCCGCTGAGCATGTGGCGGAAATTGATCTTGACGATCCGGCACTCAGAAGCGAATCGACCGGGGCGGCAGCCTCGAAAGTGGCGGCAATCCCTGAGGTGCGCCGGATTCTTCTGGACTATCAGCGGCAATTCGCGGCCACGCCACCGGGAAACAAGCGGGGGGCGGTGCTGGATGGCCGGGACATCGGCACCGTGGTCTGCCCTGATGCAACCCATAAGTTTTTTATCACGGCGGATGTGGAAACCCGCGCAAAACGGCGGTTTCTGGAGCTTTTTGGCGAACAGGGGACGGCGGAACAATATGCTCGGATTCTGGAGGAGTTGCGCCTGCGGGATGAACGTGACATGACCCGGGCCACTGCGCCCCTGAAACCCGCGGAAAACGCACACTTGCTTGACACCACAAATTCGGATATAGAGGCCGTGTTCGAAAAGGCTCTGAGTCTGATCCGTGGGTAG
- the aroA gene encoding 3-phosphoshikimate 1-carboxyvinyltransferase: protein MPQLISSPAEKLTGRITVPGDKSISHRALIMGALALGESLITGLLEGEDVLNTARAMQALGADIRRDDSGVWHVRGRGVGALKQPDQALDMGNSGTGARLLMGLVATHPISATFIGDASLSSRPMKRVMIPLERFGATFSGAEDGTLPLTVMGTASPLPIRYEVPVASAQVKSAVMLAALNTPGRTTIIEPVPTRDHTERMFRHFGVEITVTDEKGGRVIDIMGQPELVARSMAVPGDPSSAAFAVVAALITPGSDILIENVGLNENRIGLFLTLKDMGAQIDFLNAREECGEPVADLRVRHSTLKAINVPPGRAPSMIDEYPILCVAAAFAEGITVMRGAGELRVKESDRIALMVEGLRKVGVQVEEFEDGMAVTGGAVPEGGCLIATHLDHRIAMSFLTLGLRTKNPVTVDDGSVIETSFPGFAPLMNSLGAHIGESS, encoded by the coding sequence ATGCCACAACTGATTTCTTCCCCCGCCGAAAAACTTACGGGCCGGATCACCGTTCCCGGGGACAAGTCCATTTCTCACCGGGCCCTGATCATGGGGGCTCTTGCGCTTGGCGAAAGCCTCATTACGGGGCTTCTGGAAGGTGAGGATGTGCTCAATACCGCCCGGGCGATGCAGGCCCTGGGGGCGGATATCCGGCGGGATGATAGCGGGGTGTGGCATGTCCGTGGGCGGGGCGTTGGGGCTCTCAAACAGCCGGACCAGGCGTTGGACATGGGGAACTCCGGCACTGGGGCCCGGCTTTTGATGGGACTGGTAGCGACTCATCCCATAAGTGCGACATTTATTGGGGACGCCTCCCTGTCGTCCCGGCCCATGAAACGGGTCATGATCCCCCTTGAGCGCTTCGGGGCCACCTTCAGCGGTGCGGAAGATGGCACCCTGCCGCTGACGGTTATGGGCACGGCCAGCCCCTTGCCCATCCGCTATGAGGTGCCTGTGGCCTCGGCCCAGGTCAAATCCGCCGTAATGCTGGCGGCGCTGAACACGCCCGGGCGGACCACGATTATTGAACCGGTGCCGACCCGAGATCATACGGAACGCATGTTCCGTCATTTCGGCGTGGAGATAACGGTAACGGATGAAAAGGGCGGCCGGGTCATCGACATTATGGGGCAACCGGAACTTGTCGCCAGGTCCATGGCAGTGCCAGGAGACCCGTCTTCGGCCGCCTTTGCGGTGGTGGCCGCCCTGATTACGCCGGGGTCGGACATCCTGATTGAAAATGTGGGATTGAATGAGAACCGCATCGGACTGTTTCTTACGCTCAAGGATATGGGGGCGCAAATCGACTTTCTGAACGCCCGTGAGGAATGCGGCGAACCGGTGGCCGATCTCAGGGTCCGCCACAGCACACTCAAAGCCATTAACGTGCCGCCCGGGCGGGCGCCGTCCATGATCGACGAATATCCGATTCTGTGTGTTGCCGCCGCCTTTGCCGAAGGTATTACCGTGATGCGCGGTGCCGGGGAACTGCGGGTCAAGGAAAGCGACCGTATCGCCCTGATGGTTGAGGGGCTGCGCAAAGTCGGGGTCCAGGTGGAAGAGTTTGAGGATGGCATGGCCGTGACTGGCGGCGCAGTACCTGAAGGCGGCTGCCTGATTGCCACCCATCTGGACCATCGGATCGCCATGTCTTTTCTCACCCTGGGGCTGAGAACGAAAAATCCGGTGACGGTGGATGACGGGTCGGTAATTGAAACCAGCTTTCCAGGGTTTGCACCACTGATGAACAGCCTTGGGGCTCATATTGGAGAATCCTCATGA
- a CDS encoding FYDLN acid domain-containing protein gives MAKPEWGTKRQCPKCGTRFYDLGNDDPIMCISCDHKFKPEIILKSKQHPLEIEEPEDNVNDDDDLLLDEDDLLEDDDSVDIDEDDDTTILSDDDDDDVTGVVDAPVKKKTDD, from the coding sequence TTGGCTAAACCTGAATGGGGCACAAAACGCCAATGCCCGAAATGTGGAACGCGCTTTTATGATCTTGGCAATGATGATCCGATCATGTGCATCAGCTGCGATCATAAATTCAAGCCTGAAATCATCTTGAAAAGCAAACAGCATCCTCTGGAGATCGAGGAGCCGGAAGACAACGTCAACGATGATGACGATCTGCTGCTGGATGAGGACGATCTTCTTGAGGATGATGATTCCGTCGACATTGACGAAGATGACGACACCACGATCCTGAGCGATGATGACGATGATGATGTGACCGGCGTCGTAGACGCCCCTGTCAAAAAGAAAACTGACGACTGA
- the sppA gene encoding signal peptide peptidase SppA, which produces MTDNYDLIIDRRRLRKKVTFWRICAIVLAVILFITMVSPAGPVKGPYVARITVEGVILENPRQLEIIAGVAEDDFAKALIIHINSPGGGSTASEQLYHAIRQVAAIKPVAVTMGSLAASGGYITALAGDRIFARETTITGSIGVIMQYTHIGELMDKIGIGSQKIASGRLKGEPDGFNPLSEEARKVYQGMIDDSYDWFTTLVAERRDMALDEVRALADGRVYTGRQALSNGLVDSLGGTPEARAWLKEEHGINPDLPVIDVDKSPRERLFEEFLTTIAGKTPFNEVLSLDGLVSLWQPNSY; this is translated from the coding sequence ATGACCGACAATTACGATCTGATTATTGATCGCCGCCGCCTGCGCAAAAAAGTCACCTTCTGGCGCATCTGCGCCATTGTTCTGGCCGTCATTCTGTTCATCACCATGGTCAGCCCCGCCGGGCCGGTCAAGGGTCCCTATGTAGCGCGCATCACCGTTGAAGGGGTCATTCTGGAAAATCCGCGTCAGCTTGAAATCATCGCCGGCGTTGCCGAAGACGACTTCGCCAAGGCCCTGATTATTCATATCAACAGTCCCGGCGGCGGCAGCACCGCCAGCGAACAACTTTATCATGCCATCCGGCAGGTGGCCGCCATCAAACCTGTGGCAGTGACCATGGGATCGCTGGCAGCATCGGGGGGATATATCACCGCCCTTGCCGGGGACAGGATATTCGCCCGTGAGACCACCATCACCGGCTCCATCGGCGTGATCATGCAATATACCCATATCGGGGAACTGATGGACAAAATCGGCATTGGCAGCCAAAAAATCGCCAGCGGACGACTGAAAGGTGAACCTGATGGTTTCAATCCCCTGAGCGAAGAAGCTCGCAAGGTCTATCAGGGCATGATCGATGACAGTTACGACTGGTTCACCACCCTGGTCGCTGAACGCCGGGATATGGCGCTTGACGAGGTGCGCGCCCTGGCCGACGGACGAGTTTATACCGGCCGACAGGCACTCTCAAACGGCTTGGTCGATTCTCTCGGCGGGACACCCGAAGCCCGGGCCTGGTTGAAAGAGGAACACGGCATAAATCCTGATTTGCCGGTCATTGACGTGGATAAAAGCCCCCGGGAACGCCTGTTTGAAGAATTTCTTACTACAATTGCAGGAAAAACTCCTTTTAATGAAGTACTTAGCCTTGACGGGCTGGTCTCACTCTGGCAACCTAATTCCTATTGA
- the ihfB gene encoding integration host factor subunit beta — protein sequence MIKSELINRLVEANPHLYQRDVERIVNTIFEEITNALAEGNRVELRGFGAFSVKYRPARSGRNPRTGENVHVPEKYVPYFKTGKDLREKLNGK from the coding sequence ATGATAAAGTCGGAGCTGATCAACCGTCTCGTGGAGGCCAACCCGCATCTTTATCAACGTGATGTTGAACGCATCGTGAATACGATTTTCGAGGAAATCACCAACGCTCTGGCGGAGGGAAACCGGGTCGAGCTTCGGGGATTTGGGGCATTTTCGGTAAAATACCGGCCTGCACGCTCCGGCCGCAACCCTCGCACCGGGGAAAATGTTCATGTTCCTGAAAAATATGTACCGTATTTCAAGACCGGCAAAGACCTCAGGGAAAAACTGAACGGGAAATAA
- a CDS encoding LapA family protein, translating into MRFFSWAVFAVFTLFCVIIAVSNQDMVHFSLSPFPVELEMPVYLLVFLGIFIGLGAGWLVAIRSSFREARIRRRQEKRIRDLENELKSLSSPAVHETNGPKT; encoded by the coding sequence ATGCGCTTTTTTTCCTGGGCCGTTTTTGCGGTTTTTACCCTGTTTTGTGTGATCATTGCGGTTTCCAACCAGGACATGGTTCATTTTTCCCTGTCTCCCTTTCCTGTGGAACTGGAAATGCCGGTTTATCTGCTGGTGTTTTTGGGCATTTTCATCGGTCTTGGCGCCGGCTGGCTGGTGGCCATCAGAAGCTCTTTCCGCGAGGCCCGCATTCGCCGGCGCCAGGAAAAGCGGATCAGGGATCTAGAAAATGAGCTAAAATCCTTGTCAAGCCCCGCCGTTCATGAGACAAACGGCCCCAAGACATGA
- the pyrF gene encoding orotidine-5'-phosphate decarboxylase, producing MTFLDAYQRIFCALDTTETDQAFTLAKRLKSHVGGVKLGLEFFGANGPAGFRTVAESGQSIFLDLKLHDIPNTVASAIHALMPLKPHIMTVHTAGGPAMMAAAVQAASDAADRAGCARPLMVGVTVLTSLDGDDLAAVGYQPDVAAQVTKMARLAQDSGLDGVVCSPLEIDLIREACGPGFKLVVPGIRPAGSARGDQKRIMTPRQAVDRGADYIVIGRPITQAADPVQAARAIAEELKG from the coding sequence ATGACATTTCTGGACGCATACCAGCGCATTTTCTGCGCCCTGGATACTACGGAAACGGATCAGGCCTTTACTCTGGCAAAGCGCCTCAAATCCCATGTGGGCGGCGTTAAACTGGGGCTTGAGTTTTTCGGCGCCAACGGTCCCGCCGGGTTCAGAACCGTCGCCGAAAGCGGTCAATCCATTTTTCTGGACCTGAAACTGCACGATATTCCTAACACCGTGGCAAGTGCAATCCATGCCCTGATGCCGCTGAAACCGCATATTATGACCGTTCATACCGCCGGTGGTCCCGCCATGATGGCCGCAGCAGTCCAGGCCGCGAGCGACGCCGCGGACCGGGCTGGATGTGCGCGCCCGCTGATGGTCGGGGTCACGGTACTGACCAGCCTGGACGGTGACGATCTGGCGGCAGTGGGATATCAGCCGGATGTGGCGGCCCAAGTGACCAAAATGGCCCGTCTGGCCCAGGACAGCGGCCTTGACGGCGTGGTCTGCTCCCCCCTCGAAATCGACCTGATCCGCGAAGCCTGCGGCCCCGGGTTCAAACTGGTGGTTCCCGGTATTCGCCCCGCCGGCAGCGCCCGCGGCGATCAGAAACGCATCATGACCCCGCGTCAGGCGGTAGACCGCGGGGCCGATTATATTGTTATTGGCCGGCCCATCACCCAGGCCGCTGACCCGGTTCAGGCCGCCCGGGCCATCGCGGAAGAGCTGAAAGGCTGA
- a CDS encoding phosphoribosylanthranilate isomerase, translating into MPVAVKICGLSTPETVRVAAEAGAAYVGFVFFPPSPRHISTEQAAALAAGVPGRMRKVGVFVDPTDALLDETIARVDLDILQLHGQETPARVRDIRARYGRDVMKAIAVAEPADIETAKSYESVSDLLLFDAKAPKTLENALPGGNGLVFDWQLIRQENWSRPWMLSGGLDSDNVAEAITTSGAKIVDVSSGVESRPGQKDVGKIQDFIRAAHTTR; encoded by the coding sequence ATGCCAGTAGCGGTAAAGATATGTGGTCTCAGCACACCAGAAACGGTGCGGGTCGCCGCGGAAGCCGGAGCGGCCTATGTAGGATTTGTTTTCTTCCCCCCCTCACCGCGCCACATCAGCACGGAACAGGCCGCAGCATTGGCCGCCGGGGTTCCCGGTCGGATGCGCAAAGTAGGGGTTTTTGTGGATCCCACAGACGCCCTTCTGGACGAGACTATCGCCCGGGTGGATCTGGATATCCTGCAATTACACGGCCAGGAGACCCCGGCGCGGGTTCGGGACATCCGCGCCCGCTATGGCCGCGACGTGATGAAAGCCATTGCCGTGGCGGAGCCCGCAGACATCGAGACGGCAAAATCCTATGAAAGCGTCAGCGACCTATTGCTGTTTGATGCAAAAGCGCCTAAAACTCTGGAAAATGCGCTGCCCGGCGGCAACGGCCTGGTGTTTGACTGGCAGTTGATCCGACAGGAAAACTGGAGCCGTCCCTGGATGCTCTCCGGCGGTCTGGACAGCGACAATGTCGCCGAGGCCATTACCACCAGCGGCGCCAAGATCGTAGACGTTTCCAGTGGTGTCGAAAGCCGCCCGGGACAGAAAGACGTCGGCAAAATACAGGATTTTATCAGGGCCGCCCACACGACGCGTTGA